One segment of Micromonospora parathelypteridis DNA contains the following:
- the mptB gene encoding polyprenol phosphomannose-dependent alpha 1,6 mannosyltransferase MptB codes for MTAPGAPPGPPTAGPPAGPSSAGWRSACFARYAGLAGAILLAVAGYLGGALPDAPLGATPESIWQAPDGPATLTCWLAGTALLVGAWWSLRAGAPSTRWAYATAGLWTLPLLVAPPLGSRDVYSYACQGWTYAHGVDPYAVPVAAAGCPWLDTVAPIWRDTPAPYGPVFVLLAALAVSLGGGLTGAVVLLRVIAVAGLLLAAFCLPGLARAAGVPTRRAAWLALAGPLVGVHLVAGAHNDAVMLGLLLCGLLIVVRRPGRPSALLLAGVLLGLAVTVKASAVVVVPFAALAAVHGRHTVRALLRDGGWLAGGLLAALLVTSALSGLGFGWVGGLTHSGDSEQWTSPPTAVGLVVDYAGALVGRDPQAVPVVRGVALLLLAGVLVVLWWRAWQTLRGLNDDRPRVARVEVAQPLVARVEVAQPLVALHGAALALVATVVLSPVFHPWYATWPLALLALTATRTTWFVLPAAAAAFLTLPDGTNLARFTKAPGAVAMTALLLFLLALAFVLRRRATAGPTRRS; via the coding sequence GTGACCGCTCCCGGCGCGCCTCCTGGTCCGCCTACGGCTGGTCCGCCGGCTGGTCCGTCTTCGGCTGGTTGGCGGTCGGCTTGCTTCGCCAGGTATGCGGGGCTGGCCGGGGCGATCCTGCTCGCCGTGGCCGGGTACCTCGGCGGGGCACTGCCCGACGCCCCGCTGGGCGCGACACCGGAGTCGATCTGGCAAGCCCCGGACGGCCCGGCGACGCTGACCTGCTGGCTGGCCGGAACGGCGCTGCTGGTCGGGGCCTGGTGGTCGTTGCGCGCGGGTGCCCCGTCGACCCGGTGGGCGTACGCCACCGCCGGACTGTGGACGTTGCCGCTTCTGGTCGCGCCGCCGCTGGGCAGTCGCGACGTCTACTCGTACGCCTGCCAGGGCTGGACGTACGCGCACGGCGTCGACCCGTACGCCGTTCCGGTGGCGGCGGCGGGCTGCCCGTGGCTGGACACGGTGGCACCGATCTGGCGGGACACCCCTGCGCCGTACGGGCCGGTGTTCGTGCTGCTCGCGGCCCTCGCGGTCAGTCTCGGCGGCGGGCTCACCGGCGCGGTCGTGCTGCTGCGCGTGATCGCCGTGGCGGGGCTGCTGCTGGCCGCGTTCTGCCTGCCCGGATTGGCGCGGGCGGCCGGGGTGCCGACCCGCCGGGCGGCCTGGCTGGCGCTGGCCGGCCCGCTGGTCGGGGTACACCTGGTGGCCGGGGCACACAACGACGCGGTGATGCTGGGCCTGCTGCTGTGCGGGCTGCTGATCGTGGTCCGCCGACCGGGTCGGCCGTCGGCGTTGCTGCTCGCCGGGGTGCTGCTCGGGCTGGCGGTGACGGTGAAGGCGAGCGCCGTGGTGGTGGTGCCGTTCGCCGCGCTGGCCGCCGTGCACGGCCGCCACACCGTACGGGCGCTGCTGCGCGACGGCGGCTGGCTCGCTGGCGGGCTGCTCGCCGCGTTGCTGGTCACCTCGGCGCTGTCCGGCCTCGGGTTCGGCTGGGTGGGCGGGCTGACCCACAGCGGTGACTCGGAGCAGTGGACGTCGCCGCCCACCGCCGTCGGCCTGGTCGTGGACTACGCGGGCGCGCTGGTCGGCCGGGACCCGCAGGCGGTGCCGGTGGTCCGGGGGGTCGCGTTGCTGCTGCTGGCCGGGGTGCTGGTGGTGCTCTGGTGGCGGGCCTGGCAGACACTGCGCGGGTTGAACGACGACCGGCCTCGGGTGGCGCGGGTCGAGGTGGCGCAGCCCTTGGTGGCGCGGGTCGAGGTGGCGCAGCCCTTGGTGGCGCTGCACGGTGCGGCGTTGGCGCTGGTCGCCACCGTCGTCCTGTCCCCGGTCTTCCACCCCTGGTACGCGACCTGGCCCCTGGCGCTGCTCGCGCTGACCGCCACGAGGACGACGTGGTTCGTGCTGCCAGCAGCGGCGGCGGCCTTCCTGACCCTGCCCGACGGCACCAACCTGGCCCGTTTCACGAAGGCCCCCGGCGCCGTGGCGATGACCGCCCTGCTCCTGTTCCTGCTCGCGCTCGCATTCGTGCTCCGCCGCCGCGCGACTGCGGGTCCAACCCGTCGATCATGA
- the mptB gene encoding polyprenol phosphomannose-dependent alpha 1,6 mannosyltransferase MptB, with protein sequence MPSHLARWTGLVGSMLLALSAFLGGAFPSGPLRSTPVSIWQGANGPLVLAAWVVGTGLMAYAWWALRDGGPSTRWALVTVGLWLLPLLVAPPFGSRDVYAYACQGASFTGGISPYEHGVSALPCPWLDTVSVIWRDTPAPYGPLFVLVAGAVVKVGGSLNASIVLFRALSLLGVVLTAWALPVLARRAGVPAKRAVWLALGSPLVAAHLIGGPHNDVLMLAALVGGLAVVASHPGRRGMLLVGGLLLGVAVAIKVTAVVVVPFAALAATAGPYRIRTLIRDGGWVVGGGAAAVVGVTIAGGLDFGWVGGLSQGGAAIAWTSPPTAVGQTIGYVAAPFGGHIDALPVTRGIAVVLLAVLLVWLWWRARTRDPLFHAGLALALTVALSPVVHPWYWTWPLFVLAATARRTGWFIVVALVGSFLVLPDGTGLPRYTKTVGAPLMTLLVIVLVVRLVRSARAARQPVAAD encoded by the coding sequence GTGCCTTCCCACCTCGCGCGCTGGACCGGCCTGGTCGGCTCGATGCTGCTCGCGCTGTCCGCCTTCCTCGGAGGCGCGTTCCCCAGCGGCCCCCTGCGCAGCACCCCGGTCAGCATCTGGCAGGGCGCCAACGGCCCGCTGGTCCTGGCCGCCTGGGTGGTCGGCACGGGCCTGATGGCGTACGCCTGGTGGGCTCTGCGCGACGGAGGGCCGTCGACGCGCTGGGCCCTGGTCACCGTGGGGCTCTGGCTGCTGCCGTTGCTCGTCGCACCGCCCTTCGGCAGCCGGGACGTGTACGCGTACGCCTGCCAGGGCGCCAGCTTCACCGGCGGCATCAGCCCGTACGAGCACGGCGTCTCCGCGCTGCCGTGTCCCTGGCTGGACACGGTCTCCGTCATCTGGCGGGACACCCCAGCGCCGTACGGACCGCTCTTCGTGCTTGTCGCGGGCGCCGTGGTCAAGGTCGGCGGCTCGCTGAACGCCAGCATCGTGCTGTTCCGGGCGCTGTCGCTGCTCGGCGTCGTGTTGACCGCGTGGGCGCTGCCGGTGCTGGCGCGTCGGGCCGGAGTGCCGGCCAAGCGGGCGGTGTGGCTGGCGCTGGGCTCCCCGCTGGTCGCGGCGCACCTGATCGGTGGTCCCCACAACGACGTGCTGATGCTCGCCGCGCTGGTCGGAGGGTTGGCCGTGGTGGCGTCGCACCCGGGTCGGCGCGGAATGCTGCTGGTCGGCGGCTTGCTGCTCGGAGTCGCGGTGGCGATCAAGGTCACCGCCGTGGTGGTGGTCCCGTTCGCCGCGCTGGCGGCCACCGCGGGGCCGTACCGGATCCGAACGCTGATCCGCGACGGCGGCTGGGTGGTCGGCGGCGGCGCCGCCGCCGTCGTGGGAGTGACCATCGCCGGTGGGCTGGACTTCGGCTGGGTCGGCGGGCTGTCCCAGGGCGGCGCCGCCATCGCCTGGACATCCCCGCCGACCGCGGTCGGACAGACGATCGGGTACGTCGCGGCACCGTTCGGCGGTCACATCGACGCGCTGCCCGTGACGCGCGGGATCGCCGTGGTGCTCCTGGCCGTGCTGCTCGTCTGGCTCTGGTGGCGGGCCCGCACCCGCGACCCGCTGTTCCACGCCGGACTCGCGCTCGCCCTCACCGTCGCGCTCTCGCCCGTGGTGCACCCCTGGTACTGGACCTGGCCGTTGTTCGTGTTGGCAGCGACCGCCCGGCGGACCGGCTGGTTCATCGTGGTCGCCCTGGTCGGGTCCTTCCTGGTGCTGCCCGACGGCACGGGGCTGCCCCGGTACACCAAGACGGTCGGGGCGCCGCTGATGACGCTGTTGGTGATCGTGCTGGTCGTCCGGTTGGTACGGTCGGCTCGGGCGGCCCGTCAGCCGGTCGCCGCCGACTGA
- a CDS encoding bifunctional [glutamine synthetase] adenylyltransferase/[glutamine synthetase]-adenylyl-L-tyrosine phosphorylase has translation MSRPTRAPGRLARYGFGTAEGDGGARAADLLGPDGLRLWQPVEQEPVDEVAAELLAALSRAADPDLALRQLHRIVEAERRADGSAERRADGVTAGPRLLTELHTDPGLRRRLIAVLGASSALGDHLVAHPEHCAALRTASDGLAPTAEGRLEPTDGGNPVAVLRTAYRLALLRIAAADLTGGRGLEQTMAALSALADATLAAAYEIAVAELAAGTERPRLAVVAMGKCGGGELNYVSDVDVIFVAAEDADLSAATLVATRLIHICGLVAWPVDAALRPEGNRGPLVRTLASHLAYYRRWARTWEFQALLKARPAAGDLPLAQEWIDQLAPLVWRAAERPEAVEDVRAMRRRIIDHIPPKELDREIKRGPGGLRDIEFAVQLLQLVHGRGDELLRAPGTIPALRALVAGGYVGRADGEALLRGYRFLRSVEHRLQLQGLRRTHTVPAEPGALRWLAAALGFTAAPGRSAVESFRAEWVTHAAEVRRLHAKLLYRPLLESVARVPADGLRLTPEAARHRLEILGFADPAGALRHLQALTGGVSRTAAIQRTLLPVLLSEFADAPEPDRGLLNYRKVSDKLGSTPWYLRLLRDGGPVARRLARVLALSRYVADLLARDPEALRLLAEENELAPRSSEVLREGFLAAAARHTDPVEATRAVRALRRRELVRVACADLLCRAGALAPSPTRPDGANRPAPGLGDITDVGTALADVTDATLAAALRAAQASQPGPPGLRFAVIGMGRLGGYESNYLSDADVLFVYDPPAGTSESAASAAAHAIAEELRRLLGVPAPDPPLGVDADLRPEGRQGPLVRSLAAYAAYYARWSRVWEAQALLRARFVCGDADLGAEFEAMIDPVRYPAEGLTREQVVEIRRIKARVETERLPRGADPATHTKLGRGALADVEWAVQLVQLRHAGANPALRGTRTLDALAAAERAGLIDPTDAAEMAAGWSLAAQVRNALMLVRGRAGDQLPRHGVELAGVVRLLGRDDPGEFLDEYLRTGRRSRAATERVLNA, from the coding sequence ATGAGCCGGCCGACCAGGGCACCGGGCCGGCTCGCCCGGTACGGGTTCGGCACCGCCGAAGGCGACGGCGGCGCGCGCGCCGCGGACCTGCTCGGCCCGGACGGGCTGCGCCTGTGGCAGCCGGTCGAGCAGGAGCCGGTCGACGAGGTGGCCGCCGAGCTGCTCGCCGCGCTGTCCCGGGCCGCCGATCCGGACCTGGCGCTGCGTCAGCTGCACCGCATCGTCGAGGCGGAGCGCCGCGCCGACGGAAGCGCCGAACGACGCGCCGACGGCGTCACCGCCGGGCCACGGTTGTTGACGGAGCTGCACACCGACCCGGGGCTGCGGCGGCGGCTGATCGCGGTGCTCGGCGCATCGTCGGCGCTCGGCGATCACCTGGTGGCCCATCCCGAGCACTGCGCGGCGCTGCGGACCGCGTCCGACGGGCTCGCCCCGACCGCCGAGGGGCGGCTGGAGCCGACCGACGGTGGCAACCCGGTGGCGGTGCTGCGGACCGCGTACCGGTTGGCGCTGCTGCGGATCGCGGCGGCCGACCTGACCGGCGGACGCGGCCTGGAGCAGACCATGGCCGCGCTGTCCGCGCTGGCCGACGCGACGCTGGCCGCCGCGTACGAGATCGCCGTCGCCGAGCTGGCGGCGGGCACCGAGCGGCCCCGCCTCGCGGTCGTGGCGATGGGCAAGTGCGGCGGCGGCGAGCTGAACTACGTCTCCGACGTGGACGTCATCTTCGTGGCAGCCGAGGACGCCGACCTGTCCGCCGCGACCCTGGTGGCGACCCGGCTGATCCACATCTGTGGGCTGGTCGCCTGGCCGGTGGACGCCGCGCTGCGCCCCGAGGGCAACCGGGGACCACTGGTGCGGACCCTCGCCAGCCACCTGGCCTACTACCGCCGGTGGGCGCGCACCTGGGAGTTCCAGGCGCTGCTCAAGGCCCGCCCGGCCGCCGGTGACCTGCCACTGGCCCAGGAGTGGATCGACCAGCTCGCGCCGCTGGTGTGGCGGGCGGCCGAACGACCCGAGGCGGTCGAGGACGTCCGCGCCATGCGACGCCGGATCATCGACCACATCCCGCCGAAGGAGCTGGACCGCGAGATCAAGCGCGGCCCCGGCGGGTTGCGTGACATCGAGTTCGCCGTCCAGTTGCTGCAACTCGTGCACGGCCGAGGTGACGAGCTGCTGCGAGCGCCCGGCACCATCCCGGCGCTGCGCGCCCTCGTCGCGGGTGGCTACGTCGGTCGGGCCGACGGCGAGGCCCTGCTGCGCGGCTACCGGTTCCTGCGCAGCGTCGAGCACCGGCTCCAACTGCAGGGCCTGCGCCGTACGCACACCGTGCCCGCCGAGCCGGGCGCGCTGCGCTGGCTCGCCGCCGCGCTGGGCTTCACGGCCGCGCCGGGGCGCAGCGCCGTGGAGAGCTTCCGGGCCGAGTGGGTCACCCACGCCGCCGAGGTACGCCGGCTGCACGCCAAACTGCTCTACCGGCCGCTGCTGGAGTCGGTGGCCCGGGTACCGGCCGACGGGCTGCGGCTCACCCCGGAGGCGGCCCGGCACCGGCTGGAGATCCTCGGCTTCGCCGACCCGGCCGGGGCGCTGCGCCACCTGCAGGCGCTCACCGGCGGGGTGAGTCGCACGGCGGCCATCCAGCGGACGCTGCTGCCGGTGCTGCTCAGCGAGTTCGCCGACGCGCCGGAGCCGGACCGGGGGCTGCTCAACTACCGCAAGGTCTCCGACAAGCTGGGCAGCACCCCCTGGTATCTGCGGCTGCTGCGCGACGGCGGCCCGGTCGCCCGTCGGCTGGCCCGGGTCCTCGCCCTGTCCCGGTACGTCGCCGATCTGCTCGCCCGCGACCCGGAGGCGCTGCGGCTGCTGGCCGAGGAGAACGAGCTGGCGCCGCGCTCCAGCGAGGTGCTCCGGGAGGGGTTCCTCGCGGCGGCGGCCCGGCACACCGACCCGGTCGAGGCCACTCGCGCGGTGCGCGCGCTGCGCCGTCGGGAGCTGGTCCGGGTGGCCTGCGCCGACCTGCTCTGCCGGGCGGGCGCGCTGGCACCCAGCCCGACCCGGCCGGACGGCGCGAACCGGCCCGCCCCCGGGCTGGGCGACATCACCGACGTCGGCACGGCGCTCGCCGACGTCACCGACGCCACCCTCGCCGCCGCGCTGCGGGCCGCCCAGGCCAGTCAGCCGGGTCCACCGGGGCTGCGGTTCGCGGTGATCGGCATGGGCCGGCTCGGCGGGTACGAGTCGAACTACCTCTCCGACGCCGACGTGCTCTTCGTCTACGACCCGCCCGCCGGCACCAGCGAGAGCGCCGCCAGCGCCGCCGCGCACGCGATCGCCGAGGAGCTGCGCCGACTGCTCGGCGTGCCCGCCCCCGATCCGCCGCTGGGCGTGGACGCCGACCTGCGCCCGGAGGGCCGGCAGGGTCCACTGGTTCGCAGCCTCGCCGCGTACGCCGCGTACTACGCCCGCTGGTCGCGGGTGTGGGAGGCGCAGGCACTGCTGCGCGCCCGATTCGTCTGCGGCGACGCCGACCTGGGCGCCGAGTTCGAGGCGATGATCGACCCGGTGCGGTACCCGGCCGAGGGGCTGACCCGCGAGCAGGTCGTCGAGATCCGCCGGATCAAGGCCCGGGTGGAGACCGAGCGGCTGCCGCGCGGGGCCGACCCGGCCACCCACACCAAGCTGGGTCGCGGCGCGCTCGCCGACGTGGAGTGGGCGGTGCAACTCGTCCAGCTCCGGCACGCTGGCGCGAATCCGGCGCTGCGCGGCACGCGTACCCTCGATGCCCTCGCGGCCGCCGAGCGGGCCGGCCTGATCGACCCGACGGACGCCGCGGAGATGGCCGCCGGCTGGTCCCTGGCCGCGCAGGTCCGCAACGCGTTGATGCTGGTGCGGGGCCGGGCCGGCGACCAACTGCCCCGGCACGGGGTGGAGTTGGCCGGCGTGGTCCGACTGCTCGGCCGCGACGACCCGGGGGAGTTCCTCGACGAGTACCTGCGCACCGGCCGCCGCTCGCGCGCCGCGACGGAACGCGTCCTCAATGCCTGA
- a CDS encoding type 1 glutamine amidotransferase, whose amino-acid sequence MATALVIENDPTDDARRLGEWLTEAGLELWVVRPHAGDELPADLEGYAALVVLGGDQQAYPLPDGSPGAPWFPAVEGLLRKAVRYRVPTLAVCLGAQLLATAHAGLVERSPSGPEIGPGVVGRRDAAEGDPLFRYVPLIPDVLQWHSDEITELPRGATLLAASTRYPHQAFRLGDRAWGLQFHIECDAAMIADWATDSTQLAELGYDPELVVAACASVLADVEEVWQPFAARFAALALGELDDSTTRRGLPLLGH is encoded by the coding sequence GTGGCAACCGCGCTGGTGATCGAGAACGACCCGACGGACGACGCGCGCCGGCTGGGTGAGTGGCTGACCGAGGCTGGGCTGGAGCTGTGGGTGGTACGCCCGCACGCCGGCGACGAGCTCCCCGCCGACCTGGAGGGGTACGCGGCGCTGGTGGTGCTCGGCGGCGACCAACAGGCGTACCCGCTGCCGGACGGCTCTCCCGGCGCACCCTGGTTTCCCGCCGTGGAGGGCCTGCTGCGCAAGGCGGTCCGGTACCGGGTGCCGACCCTGGCCGTCTGCCTGGGCGCGCAGCTGCTCGCCACCGCGCACGCCGGGCTGGTCGAGCGGAGCCCGTCCGGGCCGGAGATCGGCCCCGGCGTGGTCGGCCGGCGCGACGCCGCCGAGGGTGACCCGTTGTTCCGGTACGTGCCGTTGATCCCGGACGTCCTGCAGTGGCACTCCGACGAGATCACCGAGCTGCCCCGGGGCGCCACCCTGCTGGCCGCGTCCACCCGCTACCCGCATCAGGCGTTCCGGCTCGGTGACCGGGCGTGGGGGCTGCAGTTCCACATCGAGTGCGACGCCGCGATGATCGCCGACTGGGCCACCGACTCGACCCAACTCGCCGAGCTGGGCTACGACCCGGAGCTGGTGGTCGCGGCCTGCGCGTCGGTGCTGGCCGACGTCGAGGAGGTCTGGCAGCCGTTCGCCGCCCGGTTCGCCGCGCTGGCCCTCGGCGAGCTGGACGACAGCACGACGCGACGCGGCCTGCCGCTGCTCGGGCACTGA
- a CDS encoding S66 peptidase family protein, producing the protein MSEDTAAVRPPVLRPGDTVLLVSPSGPTSPERVARGMELLIGWGLRPVPAPNAYARHGYLAGTDDLRAADLNAAFADPQVRGVICTRGGYGAQRIVDAIDMAAVRRDPKVVAGFSDITALQFALWRSARLAGVHGPGAAWRDERTPLRSAESLHAALMTTEPVSITAVPTEDTFGVRVPGRATGTLLGGNLCLIAASIGTPDLPDLTGAVLLIEDVQEPPYKVDRMLTHLRRAGALDGLAGVAVGQFTDCGDGWDTTIVDVLTERLGDLGVPVLGGLPIGHGPGQLTVPLGTTATLDATTGNLKAEPAVQ; encoded by the coding sequence ATCAGCGAGGACACCGCCGCCGTCCGCCCGCCCGTACTGCGACCAGGTGACACGGTCCTTCTGGTGTCACCGTCCGGGCCGACCTCGCCGGAGCGGGTGGCCCGGGGCATGGAGTTGCTCATCGGTTGGGGCCTACGGCCGGTGCCGGCGCCGAACGCGTACGCCCGCCACGGCTACCTCGCCGGCACCGACGACCTGCGCGCCGCCGACCTGAACGCGGCGTTCGCCGACCCGCAGGTACGCGGGGTGATCTGCACTCGGGGCGGGTACGGCGCCCAGCGGATCGTGGACGCCATCGACATGGCCGCCGTCCGCCGCGACCCGAAGGTGGTGGCCGGTTTCTCGGACATCACCGCGCTGCAGTTCGCGCTCTGGCGGAGTGCCCGGCTGGCCGGTGTGCACGGCCCGGGAGCGGCCTGGCGGGACGAGCGGACCCCGCTGCGCTCCGCCGAGTCCCTGCACGCCGCGCTCATGACAACCGAGCCGGTGTCGATCACCGCGGTGCCCACCGAGGACACCTTCGGCGTACGCGTCCCGGGTCGCGCCACCGGCACCCTGCTCGGCGGCAACCTGTGTCTGATCGCCGCGTCGATCGGCACACCGGACCTGCCCGACCTGACCGGTGCGGTGCTGTTGATCGAGGACGTGCAGGAGCCCCCGTACAAGGTCGACCGGATGCTCACCCACCTGCGCCGGGCCGGCGCGCTGGACGGGCTGGCCGGGGTGGCGGTCGGGCAGTTCACCGACTGCGGGGACGGCTGGGACACCACGATCGTCGACGTGCTCACCGAACGCCTCGGCGACCTGGGCGTACCGGTGCTCGGCGGTCTGCCCATCGGTCACGGCCCCGGCCAGTTGACCGTCCCCCTTGGCACCACAGCCACCCTCGACGCCACCACCGGCAACTTAAAGGCAGAACCAGCAGTGCAGTGA
- a CDS encoding Vgb family protein, translated as MRTIEIREIPLAAPAAGPYGITAGPDGALWLTLVHAGEIARLGADGAVRTYPLDPAGGRPLIITTGPDGALWFTRSGDDRIGRITVDGEQRTIALPAGTGPGGIAAGPDGALWYAGMTSDTIGRVDTGGTVTAFPLPLTGGFASMITAGADDALWFTLNQANAIGRIDLDGRVTLHPLPTENAGPVGITVGGDGAIWFVEIAAGQLGRIDPDGGIAEFPLPDRAARPHAIVADPAGGAWFTEWGANRIGHIDPAGRIDGYDLPTPDAEPHGIALTPDGVWAALEIGAVAHLTPTR; from the coding sequence GTGAGGACCATCGAGATTCGGGAGATTCCGCTGGCCGCGCCGGCCGCTGGCCCGTACGGCATCACGGCCGGCCCCGACGGCGCGTTGTGGCTGACGCTGGTCCACGCCGGTGAGATCGCCCGCTTGGGGGCTGACGGTGCGGTCCGCACCTACCCGTTGGATCCGGCCGGTGGCCGCCCGTTGATCATCACCACGGGGCCTGACGGCGCCCTCTGGTTCACGCGCTCCGGGGACGACCGGATCGGGCGGATCACCGTCGACGGCGAGCAGCGCACGATCGCCCTGCCGGCCGGCACCGGGCCGGGCGGCATCGCCGCCGGCCCCGATGGCGCGCTCTGGTACGCCGGGATGACCTCGGACACGATCGGCCGGGTGGACACCGGCGGCACGGTCACCGCATTCCCGCTGCCGCTGACCGGCGGGTTCGCCTCGATGATCACCGCCGGCGCGGACGACGCCCTCTGGTTCACCCTCAATCAGGCGAACGCGATCGGCCGGATCGACCTCGACGGCAGGGTGACGCTGCACCCGTTGCCCACCGAGAACGCCGGCCCGGTCGGCATCACCGTCGGCGGCGACGGTGCCATCTGGTTCGTGGAGATCGCAGCCGGTCAGCTCGGTCGGATCGACCCGGACGGCGGGATCGCCGAGTTTCCGCTGCCGGACCGGGCGGCCCGTCCGCACGCGATCGTGGCGGATCCGGCCGGTGGCGCCTGGTTCACCGAGTGGGGTGCGAACCGGATCGGTCACATCGATCCAGCCGGCCGGATCGACGGCTACGACCTGCCCACCCCCGACGCCGAACCGCACGGCATCGCACTCACCCCCGACGGCGTCTGGGCCGCCCTGGAGATCGGCGCGGTAGCCCACCTGACCCCCACCCGGTAA
- a CDS encoding VOC family protein: MSTTPITWFEIGTDQPEAAERFYGELFGWTFEEQGSANGGSYRVTGAGGDTGIGGAIRATDGTSPNYAVFYAEVADVAETCRQAEAAGGRVLVPARTAPSGLTLAHLLDPAGNHLGVFAPPPEQG; this comes from the coding sequence ATGTCCACGACACCCATCACGTGGTTCGAGATCGGCACCGACCAGCCGGAGGCGGCGGAGCGCTTCTACGGAGAGCTGTTCGGCTGGACCTTCGAGGAGCAGGGCTCGGCCAACGGCGGGTCGTACCGCGTGACCGGGGCCGGTGGCGACACCGGGATCGGCGGGGCGATCCGGGCCACCGACGGGACGTCGCCGAACTACGCGGTGTTCTACGCCGAGGTCGCCGACGTGGCGGAGACCTGCCGGCAGGCCGAGGCCGCCGGCGGCCGGGTGCTGGTGCCGGCGCGCACGGCACCGAGCGGGCTCACGCTGGCCCACCTACTCGACCCGGCCGGCAATCACCTGGGCGTCTTCGCGCCCCCGCCCGAGCAGGGCTGA
- a CDS encoding helix-turn-helix transcriptional regulator, with protein sequence MNRTDRLYALVEELRAVSPRPRSARWLAARFEVSSRTIERDIGALQEAGVPIWAEPGRTGGYALDRARTLPPVNLTAAEAVAMAVALHRLAGTPFAGPGATALRKLVAVLPAADAAEAHRLAGRVHLIGDGPATPVPATVADAVAARRVLRIGYADRAGADSIRDVEPLGYLGNPRHWYLLAWCRMRDELRCFRTDRIRSVRALPDVVVREFRPTDLDIPHGRVRSLSLV encoded by the coding sequence ATGAACCGCACGGACCGCCTCTACGCCCTGGTCGAGGAGTTGCGGGCGGTGTCGCCGCGGCCGCGCAGCGCCCGCTGGCTGGCCGCGCGCTTCGAGGTGAGCAGCCGGACCATCGAACGGGACATCGGCGCGCTGCAGGAAGCCGGGGTGCCGATCTGGGCCGAGCCCGGGCGCACCGGCGGCTACGCGCTGGACCGCGCCCGCACGCTGCCCCCGGTCAACCTGACCGCCGCCGAGGCCGTGGCGATGGCCGTGGCGCTGCACCGACTCGCCGGCACGCCGTTCGCCGGGCCGGGCGCCACCGCGCTACGCAAGCTGGTGGCGGTGCTGCCAGCGGCCGACGCCGCCGAGGCACACCGTCTCGCCGGCCGCGTGCACCTGATCGGCGACGGGCCGGCCACGCCCGTCCCGGCCACCGTCGCCGACGCGGTCGCCGCGCGGCGGGTGCTGCGCATCGGGTACGCAGATCGCGCCGGCGCCGACTCGATCCGTGACGTCGAGCCGCTCGGCTACCTCGGCAACCCCCGACACTGGTACCTGCTGGCCTGGTGCCGGATGCGCGACGAGCTGCGCTGCTTTCGCACCGACCGGATCCGGAGCGTCCGAGCGCTGCCCGACGTGGTGGTCCGGGAGTTCCGCCCGACGGATCTCGACATCCCGCACGGACGGGTCCGCTCGTTGAGCCTGGTCTGA
- a CDS encoding DUF350 domain-containing protein: protein MLEDLLSGAWQSVVFGIVGVGLMAAGFVLVDLLTPGRLRDLIWVERNTNAGLLLAANQLGIAGIVFTAILTSYSDFGKGIASTVVFGLVGLAIMALAFVVLDLLTPGKLGEVICSPEPHPAARVSAATHFGAALIVCACIA, encoded by the coding sequence GTGCTGGAGGATCTGCTCAGCGGTGCCTGGCAGAGCGTCGTGTTCGGGATCGTGGGCGTGGGGCTCATGGCGGCCGGGTTCGTGCTGGTCGACCTGCTGACCCCGGGTCGGCTGCGGGACCTGATCTGGGTCGAGCGCAACACCAACGCCGGGCTGCTGCTCGCCGCCAACCAGCTCGGCATCGCCGGGATCGTGTTCACCGCGATCCTGACCAGCTACAGCGACTTCGGCAAGGGGATCGCCTCCACGGTGGTGTTCGGGCTGGTCGGTCTGGCCATCATGGCGTTGGCCTTCGTGGTGCTCGACCTGCTCACTCCGGGCAAGCTCGGCGAGGTCATCTGCTCGCCCGAGCCGCATCCGGCGGCCCGGGTCAGTGCCGCCACGCACTTCGGCGCCGCGCTGATCGTCTGCGCCTGCATCGCCTGA